Proteins from a single region of Hordeum vulgare subsp. vulgare chromosome 6H, MorexV3_pseudomolecules_assembly, whole genome shotgun sequence:
- the LOC123403703 gene encoding ethylene-responsive transcription factor 1-like produces the protein MCGRVPLANRKISEVTRNVMEVTVLPEKKKPVRGSRGDRCFTMRGRRKGLGMDNDEEDFEADFGDSNMKVVRGGVAQKDDGDESLSQDDLSTMHTADFDGPSEMPKRRKRKNQFQGIRLCPFGKWAAEITHPTEDVHAWLGTFNSAEEAARGYYVEARMIHGKKAKVNFTKKPTRSADFASNQPLVPAMNSVAPVEAPVMDMYCDQGSNSFGSSDLGWEYDAKTPDISSIAPTSTIAEGAESAPLKNNTYNSMVPHVMENNAVNFRPWMRYLLDDSVDKLIDSLLNFGMP, from the exons ATGTGTGGTAGAGTGCCCCTTGCGAACCGCAAGATTTCTGAGGTAACGCGGAACGTGATGGAGGTGACGGTGTTGCCCGAGAAGAAGAAGCCCGTGCGGGGCAGCCGCGGGGACCGATGCTTCACAATGCGTGGACGGCGCAAGGGACTCGGGATGGACAATGACGAGGAGGACTTCGAGGCTGACTTCGGGGACTCTAACATGAAGGTGGTGCGCGGTGGGGTAGCTCAGAAGGATGATGGCGACGAATCCCTCTCCCAAG ATGACTTAAGCACCATGCATACTGCTGATTTTGATGGTCCTTCAGAAATGccaaaaagaagaaagagaaaaaaccaATTCCAGGGTATCCGTCTATGCCCCTTCGGTAAGTGGGCTGCTGAAATCACACATCCTACCGAGGATGTACATGCTTGGCTCGGTACTTTCAATAGTGCTGAAGAAGCTGCAAGAGGTTATTATGTTGAAGCACGGATGATACATGGAAAGAAGGCCAAGGTTAACTTTACAAAGAAACCAACAAGATCAGCTGACTTCGCATCAAACCAACCACTTGTTCCCGCAATGAACTCAGTTGCCCCTGTTGAAGCTCCTGTTATGGATATGTACTGTGACCAGGGAAGCAACTCTTTTGGCTCCTCTGACTTGGGCTGGGAGTATGACGCCAAAACTCCAGATATATCATCCATTGCTCCCACTTCTACCATTGCTGAAGGAGCAGAATCTGCGCCCCTCAAGAACAATACCTACAACTCTATGGTTCCTCATGTTATGGAGAATAATGCTGTCAATTTTCGACCTTGGATGAGATATCTTCTGGATGACAGCGTGGATAAGCTGATTGATAGCCTTCTGAATTTTGGCATGCCCTAG